A single genomic interval of Saccharothrix saharensis harbors:
- a CDS encoding sensor histidine kinase, which yields MLLPSAMLAVSAVFVTAGVIGRRVQPRNRIGPLFVLVGVGWLLDYTVDDDGSFLLLLVCKVWPAVLGHALLAFPTGRLRTWPRRLVVAAGYAETVALGVAFEFERQPWAAAVVDAETPMTAFVGISMLGLQLHRWRVSSMAQRRTLTAMLGAAAVAIIAFVVWEPVERAGLQPPLVVLMLALSGIPFAYLAGLLRRRMDRGEVADLVVRLSGDSRHDGVQEALAATLHDPGLRVAYWVAEHERYVDVDGRPVALDSVHTRVDRGGVPVAVLLHDPVLDLELVDAACAAVGLALENERLTAELRAKVRQLAESRAKVLRAAEEGRRRLERDLHDGVQQRLLSAVMTLGLAETVPPDRARVLAAEAKQAVLATIDDVRAVCHGIHPPVLAERGLHGAVRELTALAEPRVDLTLDLPEAVPPLVETTAYYVVAEALANVTKHAEASRTRVALSGRDGRLVVEVDDDGRGGADPMHGSGLRGLSERVEANGGTMRVVSAAETGTRLRVVLPCGS from the coding sequence ATGCTGCTGCCGTCCGCGATGCTCGCGGTGAGCGCCGTCTTCGTGACCGCCGGGGTGATCGGCCGCCGGGTGCAGCCGCGCAACCGGATCGGGCCGTTGTTCGTGCTCGTCGGCGTGGGCTGGCTGCTCGACTACACCGTGGACGACGACGGGTCGTTCCTGTTGCTGCTGGTCTGCAAGGTCTGGCCGGCCGTGCTCGGGCACGCGCTGCTGGCGTTCCCGACCGGCAGGCTGCGCACCTGGCCGCGCCGGCTGGTGGTGGCCGCCGGGTACGCCGAGACGGTGGCGCTGGGCGTGGCGTTCGAGTTCGAGCGCCAACCGTGGGCGGCGGCGGTCGTGGACGCCGAGACGCCGATGACCGCGTTCGTCGGCATCTCCATGCTGGGCCTGCAACTGCACCGCTGGCGGGTGAGCAGCATGGCGCAGCGGCGCACGCTGACCGCGATGCTCGGCGCGGCGGCGGTGGCGATCATCGCGTTCGTGGTGTGGGAACCGGTGGAACGCGCGGGCCTGCAACCGCCGCTGGTGGTGCTGATGCTGGCGTTGAGCGGCATCCCGTTCGCGTACCTGGCCGGGTTGCTGCGCCGCCGGATGGACCGCGGCGAGGTGGCCGACCTGGTGGTGCGGCTCAGCGGCGACAGCAGGCACGACGGCGTGCAGGAGGCGTTGGCGGCCACGTTGCACGACCCGGGCCTGCGGGTGGCGTACTGGGTGGCCGAGCACGAGCGGTACGTGGACGTGGACGGGCGGCCGGTCGCGCTGGACTCCGTGCACACCAGGGTGGACCGAGGTGGTGTGCCGGTCGCCGTGCTGCTGCACGACCCCGTGCTGGACCTGGAACTCGTGGACGCCGCGTGCGCCGCCGTCGGCCTCGCGCTGGAGAACGAGCGGCTCACCGCCGAGCTGCGCGCCAAGGTCCGGCAACTGGCCGAGTCGCGGGCGAAGGTGCTGCGGGCCGCCGAGGAGGGCCGTCGGCGGCTGGAGCGCGACCTGCACGACGGCGTCCAGCAGCGGCTGCTGTCCGCGGTGATGACGCTGGGGCTGGCCGAGACCGTGCCGCCGGACCGGGCGCGGGTGCTCGCCGCCGAGGCCAAGCAGGCGGTGCTGGCCACCATCGACGACGTGCGCGCGGTGTGCCACGGCATCCACCCGCCGGTGCTGGCCGAGCGGGGCCTGCACGGCGCGGTGCGCGAGCTGACCGCGCTGGCCGAGCCGCGGGTGGACCTGACGCTGGACCTGCCCGAGGCCGTGCCGCCGCTGGTGGAGACGACGGCGTACTACGTGGTGGCCGAGGCGCTGGCGAACGTCACCAAGCACGCCGAGGCGTCCCGGACCAGGGTCGCGCTCAGCGGCCGGGACGGGCGGCTGGTCGTGGAGGTCGACGACGACGGGCGCGGGGGAGCGGACCCGATGCACGGCTCGGGGCTGCGCGGCCTGAGCGAACGGGTGGAGGCCAACGGGGGGACGATGCGGGTGGTCAGCGCGGCGGAGACGGGCACGAGGCTGCGGGTGGTGCTGCCGTGCGGGTCGTGA
- a CDS encoding TetR/AcrR family transcriptional regulator — protein sequence MPATPGERRLSTAEERRETVLRTALGAFAARGYYGTTTGEVAKSAGISQAYVYRLFPDKEALFLAVAEHCFARIRESLADGVAGARGSTPEAVLDAMGEAYARLIAEENTLLLVQMHAQCAAISEPAVREVVQRGYARTVEYVRGVSGGSEEQVQEFFAKGMLCHLVMAVDADHVDAPWARTLAKGIRHY from the coding sequence ATGCCAGCCACACCGGGTGAACGCCGCCTGTCGACCGCCGAGGAACGTCGGGAGACGGTCCTGCGCACCGCCCTCGGCGCGTTCGCCGCCCGCGGCTACTACGGCACCACCACCGGCGAGGTCGCGAAGTCGGCCGGGATATCCCAGGCCTACGTCTACCGACTGTTCCCGGACAAGGAGGCGTTGTTCCTGGCCGTGGCGGAGCACTGCTTCGCCCGGATCAGGGAGAGCCTGGCCGACGGGGTCGCGGGGGCGAGGGGCAGCACGCCGGAGGCGGTCCTGGACGCGATGGGCGAGGCTTACGCACGGCTGATCGCGGAGGAGAACACGCTCCTGTTGGTCCAGATGCACGCCCAGTGCGCGGCGATCTCGGAACCGGCCGTGCGGGAGGTCGTGCAGCGCGGGTACGCCCGGACGGTCGAGTACGTCCGGGGCGTGTCCGGGGGCAGCGAGGAGCAGGTGCAGGAGTTCTTCGCCAAGGGCATGTTGTGCCACCTGGTGATGGCGGTGGACGCGGACCACGTCGACGCGCCGTGGGCGAGGACGCTGGCCAAGGGCATCCGCCACTACTGA
- a CDS encoding DUF4232 domain-containing protein encodes MPRLLFLLLFAASACTAAPPTPTPTTCPTGVEYAVTGEEAASGLRVLTLELTNCGTEPLRLDGYPSVTVLDGDRRPVTIAVGRGSFGISAVAAFDAEPQPVTVPPGGSAVTGLLWRNTHTDTSAPPVVGEHLELAVATGEPTRVFTPVAPSGGGPITIDLGSTGKLGVRPWTAAP; translated from the coding sequence GTGCCCCGACTTCTTTTCCTGTTGTTGTTCGCCGCGTCGGCGTGCACAGCCGCGCCGCCCACTCCGACGCCCACCACCTGCCCGACCGGGGTGGAGTACGCCGTGACCGGTGAGGAAGCGGCTTCCGGCCTGCGGGTGTTGACGTTGGAGCTGACCAACTGCGGCACGGAACCGTTGCGGCTGGACGGCTACCCGTCCGTCACGGTCCTGGACGGCGACCGCCGACCTGTGACGATCGCGGTCGGGCGGGGGTCGTTCGGGATCTCCGCGGTGGCGGCGTTCGACGCCGAGCCGCAGCCGGTGACGGTGCCGCCGGGCGGGTCGGCGGTGACGGGGTTGTTGTGGCGCAACACCCACACCGACACGTCCGCGCCGCCGGTGGTCGGCGAGCACCTGGAACTGGCCGTCGCGACCGGGGAGCCGACGCGGGTGTTCACACCGGTCGCGCCGAGCGGCGGCGGTCCGATCACGATCGACCTGGGCAGCACCGGCAAGCTCGGTGTCCGCCCGTGGACCGCCGCGCCCTGA
- a CDS encoding ABC transporter permease: MIRLSGRLRASLIIGGQGIRARKLRTFLSMVSLFLGVLAVVVVQAGAEIANRAMLADVELSQGKDGTRQMYLPSEGRTTPVVLEVLDGRADAVAVTNARAIIGEPGVKPINEGGGPIDQPGYGGPPMTCDANGCYALEDPDSAVPQGQAVELQLVGLTGDIRRFRPFRPSQGQWLDFAGAPSLAPRLVLNEQAAKAFTRYHVPAEMRVDGATANPTPQIVGVVDDGGYQPAAYVRADELTNWMPVASMNDTTSGRGGLQVFMTPDAVEVEHALRARLVAAGTPEDQIHVNTVETLERMSTELALMRWIFLGMAALVLLIGVAGILNVGLATVGERVEEFALRRAVGTPRLLLAGIVLAETLLTGLLTAALAIGAGVVGLQLALTLFGSQFPALEGTAFPWQAGVAGIIAGLVAGILGGLVPALRAARIPIATVMRA; this comes from the coding sequence GTGATCAGGCTCTCCGGCAGGCTCCGGGCGTCGCTGATCATCGGCGGCCAGGGCATCCGGGCCCGCAAGCTGCGCACGTTCCTGTCCATGGTCAGCCTCTTCCTCGGCGTGCTGGCCGTGGTGGTCGTGCAGGCGGGCGCGGAGATCGCGAACCGGGCCATGCTCGCCGACGTCGAGCTGTCCCAGGGCAAGGACGGCACCCGCCAGATGTACCTGCCGTCGGAAGGCCGGACCACACCCGTGGTGCTGGAGGTGCTGGACGGCCGCGCCGACGCCGTGGCGGTCACCAACGCGCGGGCCATCATCGGCGAGCCCGGCGTGAAGCCGATCAACGAGGGCGGCGGCCCGATCGACCAACCCGGCTACGGCGGACCGCCCATGACGTGCGACGCCAACGGCTGCTACGCCCTCGAAGACCCCGACAGCGCCGTGCCGCAGGGCCAGGCGGTCGAACTGCAACTCGTCGGCCTCACCGGCGACATCCGGCGGTTCCGGCCGTTCCGCCCGTCGCAGGGCCAGTGGCTGGACTTCGCCGGCGCACCGTCCCTCGCGCCCCGGCTCGTGCTCAACGAACAAGCCGCCAAGGCCTTCACCCGCTACCACGTGCCCGCCGAGATGAGGGTCGACGGTGCGACGGCCAACCCGACGCCGCAGATCGTCGGCGTGGTGGACGACGGCGGCTACCAGCCCGCCGCCTACGTGCGCGCCGACGAGCTGACCAACTGGATGCCGGTCGCGAGCATGAACGACACCACCTCGGGCCGCGGCGGCCTCCAGGTGTTCATGACACCGGACGCGGTCGAGGTCGAACACGCCCTGCGGGCCAGGCTGGTCGCGGCGGGCACCCCCGAGGACCAGATCCACGTCAACACCGTGGAGACGTTGGAGCGCATGTCCACCGAGCTGGCGCTGATGCGCTGGATCTTCCTGGGCATGGCGGCGCTGGTGCTGCTGATCGGCGTCGCGGGCATCCTCAACGTCGGCCTGGCCACCGTCGGCGAGCGCGTCGAGGAGTTCGCGCTGCGCCGCGCCGTCGGCACGCCCCGCCTGCTGCTCGCCGGCATCGTGCTGGCCGAGACGCTGCTGACCGGTCTGCTGACCGCGGCGCTGGCGATCGGCGCGGGTGTGGTCGGGCTGCAGCTCGCGCTCACCCTGTTCGGCTCGCAGTTCCCGGCGCTGGAGGGCACGGCGTTCCCGTGGCAGGCGGGCGTGGCCGGGATCATCGCGGGCCTGGTGGCCGGTATCCTCGGCGGCCTCGTCCCGGCGTTGCGGGCGGCGCGCATCCCGATCGCCACGGTCATGCGCGCCTGA
- a CDS encoding FAD-dependent oxidoreductase, whose protein sequence is MTHAVVLGASMGGLLAARALVGVYDRVTVVDRDPLPEDVGHRRGVPQARHFHTILVRGLRAMEEMFPGLTAELVADGGIPVGFTVDSRFVLAGHRMVRVDTGASDLQATRPMLEGAIRARLAKLPGVRLVPDHDVTGPVFEGGRVTGVEVSRDGVAEVLRADLVVDAMGRTGRARSWLAAEGLPTPAEDRIDVNMVYASRLVRPTTPFPDKLVLVGPVPGRPTGFAFAAQEHGRWMVTQVGMAGDHPPTDESGFLAFLKRSAPPDVYDAVAASEPLTEIRAHRFPASLRRRYERLRGFPPGLLVFGDAMCSFNPIYGQGMTVAALESEALRRCLRDGDGDLARRFFREAARIIDPVWQLNALGDLALPEIPGHRSPSTKALNRYVARLQRVAAHDPVAATAFIRTIGLLQPPTSILRPNVLARVVVGGLRRE, encoded by the coding sequence ATGACGCATGCGGTGGTGTTGGGCGCGAGCATGGGCGGGCTGCTGGCGGCCCGCGCGCTGGTCGGCGTGTACGACCGGGTGACGGTGGTCGACCGCGACCCGTTGCCGGAGGACGTCGGCCACCGGCGCGGTGTGCCGCAGGCCCGGCACTTCCACACCATCCTGGTGCGCGGCCTGCGGGCGATGGAGGAGATGTTCCCCGGCCTGACGGCCGAGCTGGTCGCCGACGGCGGGATCCCGGTCGGGTTCACCGTCGACTCCCGCTTCGTGCTGGCGGGCCACCGCATGGTGCGCGTGGACACCGGCGCGTCGGACCTCCAGGCGACCCGGCCGATGCTGGAGGGCGCGATCCGCGCCCGGCTGGCGAAGCTGCCCGGCGTCCGGCTCGTGCCGGACCACGACGTGACCGGCCCGGTGTTCGAGGGCGGCCGGGTGACGGGCGTCGAGGTCTCCCGCGACGGCGTGGCCGAGGTGCTGCGCGCCGACCTCGTCGTGGACGCGATGGGCCGGACCGGGCGGGCGCGGTCGTGGTTGGCCGCCGAAGGCCTGCCCACGCCCGCGGAGGACCGCATCGACGTCAACATGGTGTACGCGAGCAGGCTCGTGCGCCCGACGACGCCGTTCCCCGACAAGCTGGTGCTCGTCGGCCCGGTGCCGGGCCGGCCGACCGGGTTCGCGTTCGCCGCGCAGGAGCACGGCCGGTGGATGGTCACCCAGGTCGGCATGGCGGGCGACCACCCGCCGACGGACGAGTCCGGTTTCCTGGCGTTCCTCAAGAGGTCCGCGCCGCCGGACGTGTACGACGCCGTCGCCGCGTCGGAACCGCTCACCGAGATCCGCGCGCACCGGTTCCCCGCCAGCCTGCGCCGCCGCTACGAGCGGTTGCGGGGCTTCCCGCCCGGGCTGCTGGTCTTCGGCGACGCGATGTGCAGCTTCAACCCGATCTACGGCCAGGGCATGACCGTGGCGGCGCTGGAGTCCGAGGCGCTGCGCCGGTGCCTGCGGGACGGTGACGGAGACCTGGCCCGGCGGTTCTTCCGCGAGGCGGCCCGGATCATCGACCCGGTGTGGCAGCTCAACGCGCTCGGTGACCTGGCGCTGCCGGAGATCCCCGGCCACCGGTCGCCGTCCACCAAGGCGCTCAACCGGTACGTGGCCCGGCTGCAACGGGTCGCCGCGCACGACCCGGTGGCCGCCACCGCGTTCATCCGCACCATCGGGCTCCTCCAGCCGCCCACGTCGATCCTGCGCCCGAACGTGCTGGCGCGCGTCGTGGTCGGCGGCCTGCGCCGCGAGTAG
- a CDS encoding fibronectin type III domain-containing protein, which yields MRHSRPARGLTGLGAMATATAVVAGLVLGTGTGSAAQGDLTQTYSCPFPLIGDQTVTVDITTTQPGTVAAGQFTPKLDITAVSNAGATATQGLRLVGAETIRGTARATSEVTAPGDQGALTVQVATDVPNQPIPAVGDDLVLNAVGSAPGLRFDQPGTATVEVTDLVLEMTPLRADGTPTDLGTFVADCTPTPNQDTVLQTYTVTGSAVTPETPAGTGGTPPLRQVYTCPFPLIGNQNVTVDIDTDLPVEIGVGEFTPQIDISAVSNAGPTATQGLRLVGAETIQGTAVATSLVRSPGNHQAVAVPTTVPNQPIPVSGDLVINAAGTAPALRFDQPGTATLSVHDLVLTMTPKKADGSDTGLGTFVADCTPVDPAQRTVLHTFTVTPAQDTEAPATPAGLTAGETTPTSVALTWAAATDNVGVTGYDVYAGNTLVTSVEGTSATVGGLAPDTEYSFTVVAKDAAGNRSSASSAVTARTEAAPDTQAPTAPGNLVSTGATPTSVTLEWAAASDNVGVTRYEVFNGGTLATTAQGTAATVDGLSPDTEYAFTVRAVDAAGNESGASDPLTVRTPAAPDTEGPSTPANPRATGASASSIGLAWDASTDNVGVTGYEVYNGGTLATTVEGTTATVGGLAPDTEYSFTVVAKDAAGNRSSASSAVTARTEAAPDTEGPTAPAGLAVHDVTQSSVTLGWSASTDNVGVTGYEVFNGGTLATTVEGTTATVGGLAPDTEYSFTVIAKDAAGNRSAAGAAVTARTEATPDTQAPTAPSVLRSTAQTENSVALAWDASTDNVGVTGYEVFNGGTSAATTTGTTAAVGGLRPDTEYTFTVVAKDAAGNTSGASTALKVRTKATQGPPVIRYGYGLTGNTKIKAANGAIALTGGIDAALNLATGAFEADLTLNPTSGQFRVFGFVPVKAKIEFVQAAKTTGTLAGGVLRSTSSVTVKLPHVSVLGIPVSTSPDCRTRTPASIPLASEPGFDPLAGGTATGVYTLPALTGCGPLTGLISGLTSGPGNTIQVSLAPRSQR from the coding sequence GTGAGACACAGCAGACCAGCCCGCGGGCTGACCGGGCTCGGCGCGATGGCCACCGCGACCGCGGTCGTGGCGGGGCTCGTGCTCGGCACGGGCACCGGTTCCGCCGCGCAGGGCGACCTCACCCAGACCTACAGCTGCCCGTTCCCCCTGATCGGCGACCAGACCGTCACGGTCGACATCACGACCACCCAGCCCGGCACGGTCGCCGCGGGCCAGTTCACCCCGAAGCTCGACATCACCGCCGTGTCCAACGCAGGCGCGACCGCCACGCAGGGCCTGCGGCTGGTCGGCGCGGAGACCATCCGCGGCACGGCCCGCGCCACCTCCGAGGTCACCGCGCCCGGTGACCAGGGCGCGCTCACCGTGCAGGTCGCCACGGACGTGCCGAACCAGCCGATCCCGGCGGTCGGTGACGACCTGGTGCTCAACGCGGTCGGCTCCGCGCCGGGCCTGCGCTTCGACCAGCCCGGCACGGCCACGGTCGAGGTGACCGACCTGGTGCTGGAGATGACGCCGCTGCGGGCCGACGGCACGCCGACCGACCTGGGCACGTTCGTCGCGGACTGCACGCCGACGCCGAACCAGGACACCGTGCTGCAGACCTACACCGTCACCGGCTCGGCCGTGACGCCGGAGACGCCGGCGGGCACGGGCGGCACGCCGCCGCTGCGCCAGGTCTACACCTGCCCGTTCCCGTTGATCGGCAACCAGAACGTCACCGTGGACATCGACACCGACCTGCCCGTCGAGATCGGCGTCGGCGAGTTCACGCCGCAGATCGACATCTCGGCCGTGTCGAACGCCGGTCCGACCGCGACCCAGGGTTTGCGGCTCGTCGGCGCGGAGACCATCCAGGGCACGGCGGTGGCGACGTCGCTGGTCCGGTCGCCGGGCAACCACCAGGCCGTGGCCGTGCCGACGACCGTGCCGAACCAGCCGATCCCGGTCAGCGGCGACCTGGTCATCAACGCCGCCGGCACCGCGCCCGCGCTGCGGTTCGACCAGCCGGGCACGGCGACGCTGTCCGTGCACGACCTCGTGCTCACCATGACCCCGAAGAAGGCCGACGGCAGCGACACCGGCCTGGGCACGTTCGTCGCGGACTGCACGCCGGTCGACCCGGCCCAGCGCACCGTGCTGCACACGTTCACCGTCACCCCGGCCCAGGACACCGAAGCGCCCGCCACCCCGGCCGGCCTGACCGCCGGTGAGACCACGCCGACCAGCGTGGCCCTGACGTGGGCGGCGGCCACCGACAACGTCGGCGTCACCGGCTACGACGTCTACGCCGGCAACACCCTCGTGACCAGCGTCGAGGGCACCTCCGCCACGGTCGGCGGCCTCGCGCCCGACACCGAGTACAGCTTCACGGTCGTGGCGAAGGACGCGGCCGGCAACCGCTCCTCGGCCAGTTCGGCGGTCACGGCCCGCACCGAGGCCGCGCCCGACACCCAGGCGCCGACCGCGCCGGGCAACCTCGTCTCCACCGGCGCGACGCCGACCAGCGTCACGCTCGAGTGGGCGGCGGCGAGCGACAACGTCGGCGTCACGCGCTACGAGGTGTTCAACGGCGGCACGCTCGCGACTACCGCGCAGGGCACCGCCGCCACCGTCGACGGCCTGAGCCCGGACACCGAGTACGCGTTCACCGTCCGGGCCGTGGACGCCGCCGGCAACGAGTCGGGCGCCAGCGACCCGCTCACCGTCCGCACGCCCGCGGCGCCCGACACCGAGGGCCCGAGCACCCCGGCCAACCCGCGTGCCACCGGCGCGTCCGCGTCGAGCATCGGCCTGGCCTGGGACGCCTCCACCGACAACGTCGGCGTGACGGGTTACGAGGTGTACAACGGCGGCACGCTCGCCACCACTGTGGAGGGCACCACGGCGACGGTGGGCGGTCTCGCGCCTGACACGGAGTACAGCTTCACCGTGGTGGCGAAGGACGCGGCCGGCAACCGCTCCTCGGCCAGTTCGGCGGTCACGGCCCGCACCGAGGCCGCCCCGGACACCGAAGGCCCCACGGCACCGGCAGGTCTCGCGGTCCACGACGTCACGCAGTCCAGCGTCACCCTGGGCTGGTCCGCCTCCACCGACAACGTCGGCGTGACGGGTTACGAGGTGTTCAACGGCGGCACGCTCGCCACCACTGTGGAGGGCACCACGGCGACGGTGGGCGGTCTCGCGCCCGACACGGAGTACAGCTTCACCGTGATTGCCAAGGACGCGGCCGGCAACCGTTCGGCGGCCGGCGCGGCGGTGACCGCCCGCACCGAGGCCACGCCCGACACCCAAGCACCGACCGCCCCGAGCGTGCTGCGCTCCACCGCCCAGACCGAGAACAGCGTCGCGCTCGCCTGGGACGCCTCGACCGACAACGTCGGCGTGACGGGCTACGAGGTGTTCAACGGCGGCACGTCCGCCGCCACCACCACCGGCACCACGGCCGCGGTCGGCGGTCTCCGACCCGACACCGAGTACACGTTCACCGTGGTGGCGAAGGACGCGGCCGGCAACACGTCCGGCGCGAGCACCGCCCTGAAGGTCCGCACCAAGGCCACCCAGGGCCCGCCGGTCATCAGGTACGGCTACGGCCTGACCGGCAACACGAAGATCAAAGCCGCCAACGGCGCGATCGCCCTCACCGGCGGCATCGACGCCGCGCTCAACCTCGCCACCGGGGCGTTCGAGGCCGACCTCACCCTCAACCCCACCTCCGGCCAGTTCCGGGTCTTCGGCTTCGTGCCGGTCAAGGCGAAGATCGAGTTCGTCCAGGCGGCCAAGACCACCGGCACGCTGGCGGGCGGCGTGCTCAGGTCGACGTCGAGCGTGACGGTGAAGCTGCCGCACGTGTCCGTGCTCGGCATCCCGGTCAGCACCAGCCCCGACTGCCGGACCAGGACCCCGGCGTCGATCCCGCTGGCGTCCGAGCCCGGGTTCGACCCGCTCGCCGGCGGCACCGCGACCGGCGTCTACACCCTGCCCGCGCTGACCGGCTGCGGCCCGCTCACCGGGCTGATCAGCGGGCTGACGTCGGGTCCGGGCAACACCATCCAGGTGTCGCTGGCGCCGCGCTCCCAGCGCTGA
- a CDS encoding proprotein convertase P-domain-containing protein gives MFENLNNVTIPDAGAAVYSNVTVTGIAGNAPSTLKVGVDIKHTYSGDLVIDLVAPDGSTYRLKNSSGSSTPNVVTTYTVNASSEVANGTWRLKVQDVYSQDTGYVDAWRLTF, from the coding sequence GTGTTCGAGAACCTGAACAACGTGACCATCCCGGACGCGGGCGCGGCGGTCTACAGCAACGTCACGGTCACCGGCATCGCGGGCAACGCGCCGTCCACGCTGAAGGTCGGCGTGGACATCAAGCACACCTACAGCGGTGACCTGGTGATCGACCTCGTCGCGCCGGACGGCTCCACGTACCGCCTGAAGAACTCCAGCGGCTCCAGCACGCCCAACGTGGTCACCACCTACACCGTGAACGCCTCCTCGGAGGTCGCCAACGGCACGTGGCGGCTCAAGGTGCAGGACGTCTACAGCCAGGACACCGGTTACGTCGACGCCTGGCGGCTCACCTTCTAG
- a CDS encoding ABC transporter ATP-binding protein, with amino-acid sequence MTAPPLLHLTGVTKTLKGQDEPRTILAGVDLTVHAGDSVAILGRSGSGKSTLLSLIGLFDRPDGGQYLLGDRDITRIPERKAAALRSAEFGFVFQRFFLLKHLTAAQNVAMALVNGQGWLPRRKRRAKVLAALERVGIGHLAKHKPPRLSGGEQQRVAIARALVREPRILLADEPTGALDTETGNLVVEVLRQATDVGCGLVLVTHDHDHAAKMGRVLHLSDGLLRPAGQRVVA; translated from the coding sequence ATGACCGCGCCGCCGCTGCTGCACCTCACCGGCGTCACCAAGACCCTCAAGGGCCAGGACGAGCCGCGCACCATCCTCGCCGGCGTCGACCTGACCGTGCACGCCGGCGACAGCGTCGCCATCCTCGGCCGCTCCGGCTCCGGCAAGAGCACCCTGCTCAGCCTGATCGGCCTGTTCGACCGACCCGACGGCGGGCAGTACCTGCTCGGCGACCGCGACATCACCCGCATCCCCGAGCGCAAGGCCGCCGCCTTGCGCAGCGCCGAGTTCGGCTTCGTGTTCCAGCGCTTCTTCCTGCTCAAGCACCTCACCGCCGCGCAGAACGTGGCCATGGCCCTGGTCAACGGCCAGGGCTGGCTGCCGCGCCGCAAGCGCAGGGCGAAGGTGCTCGCGGCGCTCGAACGCGTCGGCATCGGACACCTCGCCAAGCACAAGCCACCCCGCCTGTCCGGCGGCGAGCAGCAACGCGTCGCCATCGCCCGCGCCCTGGTCCGCGAGCCGCGGATCCTGCTCGCCGACGAGCCCACCGGCGCGCTCGACACCGAGACCGGCAACCTGGTCGTGGAAGTGCTGCGCCAGGCCACCGACGTCGGCTGCGGCCTCGTGCTCGTCACCCACGACCACGACCACGCGGCGAAGATGGGCCGGGTGCTGCACCTGTCCGACGGCCTGCTGCGCCCGGCCGGGCAGCGGGTGGTCGCGTGA
- a CDS encoding nitroreductase/quinone reductase family protein: MDFNQQVIAEFRANAGRVGGPFEGGRLILLTTTGARTGTRHTNPVGYLPDGDRIVVIASAGGSPRNPDWFHNLVADPVVQVEDGVFTYEAKATVLEGDERDRLWARAVESDPGWAEYQAKASRQIPVIALTQIAGGPPNASSWGAALKLVHDAFRRELATIRREVASSEPIVGAQLKVNCLTACQGLRFHHTSEDNGTFPMLRERFPELIPTLDRLAEEHERIAEVLARLQRTVERGDAVTLRADVDRLIDELEAHLAYEEEQLIPFLDA; the protein is encoded by the coding sequence ATGGATTTCAACCAGCAGGTCATCGCCGAGTTCCGCGCCAACGCGGGCCGCGTGGGCGGCCCGTTCGAGGGAGGCAGGCTGATCCTGCTGACCACCACGGGCGCCCGGACCGGCACCCGCCACACCAACCCCGTCGGCTACCTGCCCGACGGCGACCGGATCGTGGTCATCGCGTCCGCCGGCGGCTCACCCCGCAACCCCGACTGGTTCCACAACCTCGTCGCCGACCCGGTCGTCCAGGTCGAGGACGGCGTGTTCACCTACGAGGCCAAGGCCACCGTCCTGGAAGGCGACGAACGCGACCGGCTGTGGGCGCGGGCCGTCGAGTCCGACCCCGGCTGGGCCGAGTACCAGGCCAAGGCGTCCCGGCAGATCCCGGTGATCGCACTGACCCAGATCGCCGGCGGCCCACCGAACGCGTCCAGCTGGGGTGCCGCGCTCAAGCTGGTGCACGACGCGTTCCGCCGCGAACTGGCCACCATCCGCCGCGAAGTGGCCTCGTCCGAGCCGATCGTGGGCGCACAGCTGAAGGTCAACTGCCTGACCGCCTGCCAGGGTCTGCGCTTCCACCACACGTCCGAGGACAACGGCACGTTCCCGATGCTGCGCGAACGCTTCCCCGAGCTGATCCCCACCCTCGACCGCCTCGCCGAGGAGCACGAGCGCATCGCGGAGGTGCTGGCGCGGCTCCAGCGGACCGTCGAGCGCGGTGACGCGGTCACGTTGCGCGCCGACGTCGACCGGTTGATCGACGAGCTCGAAGCGCACCTGGCCTACGAGGAGGAGCAGCTGATCCCCTTCCTCGACGCCTGA